AATCTCAGCGACCGCCGCGTGATGCTGCTCGATACCCCGCGCCATCGCCTGTTTGCTGCCGTCAACTGGCAGGCCAGCGCCCTGTGGGAGCTGCGCGCCACGCTGGAGGCCGAGCAGGGCCGCCGGGTGAGCCTGGATAGTGCCTACCGCCAGCTTGGCGGCTTCGGCACTACCGGCTTCAAGGCGATCTACCGGCCTGCCAAGGGCGTTGCGGTGGATTTCGGTGTGAACAATCTGGCGGACAAATGGTACGAGTTGGCTGACGGCCATCCCATGCCGGGCCGGTTCTGGTATGTCAATGGCTCCTACCGCTTCTGATCTGGCAGCCATCGTCTGCGCCAGCGATCTGGCCGACAGCGATGCGGTCGATGCGCTGGTGCTGGGTTTTTGCCAGGGTCTGCAGCGCGCTGGCTGGCGCGTGGGCGGTCTGGTGCAGCGGCGCCTGCCGGCTCCGGGCGGCGGCAAGCCGCTGCTGGAGCTGCAAGATGTGCGCACAGGCCAGCTCTGGCCCATCTCGCAAAGGCTGGGGACCCTCTCGCGTGCCTGCAGCCTGGACACTTGTGCCCTCGCCCAGGCCAGCGGCGTGCTGCGCCAGGCGCTGGCCGATGGGGTGCAGTTGGCGGTGACCAATCGCTTCGGCGAGCTGGAGGCCGCAGGCGGCGGCTTTGCCGCCGAGCTTGCGGCTCTGGCGGGTGCGGGCATTCCCGTGCTGACGGTGACCGGTCGCAAGCATGTCCAGGCCTGGCGCTGCTTCACGGGCGGCCTGGGCGCTGAATTGCCGGCGCAGCCGGCAGCTCTGCACGCCTGGTTCACGCAGGCTGCGGGGCGCGGGGTGCCTGCATGACGCGCCCTGGGCTGCACCACCGGCGCCGCTTGCTGCTGCAGTTGCCGCTGGCGCTGGCTGCTGCGCAGGTGCCGGCGCGCGCCCAGGTGCCTGGCGCCCAGGAGGTGGTTGTCGCGCGCTTTGGCGTGCAGCCCGCACCTGAGCGGGTACGCAAGGTGTTTGCTGCAGGCCCGCCTGCCGGCGTGCTGGTGGCGGCGCTGGCGCCCGGCAAGCT
This portion of the Melaminivora jejuensis genome encodes:
- a CDS encoding DUF2478 domain-containing protein encodes the protein MAPTASDLAAIVCASDLADSDAVDALVLGFCQGLQRAGWRVGGLVQRRLPAPGGGKPLLELQDVRTGQLWPISQRLGTLSRACSLDTCALAQASGVLRQALADGVQLAVTNRFGELEAAGGGFAAELAALAGAGIPVLTVTGRKHVQAWRCFTGGLGAELPAQPAALHAWFTQAAGRGVPA